In one window of Zingiber officinale cultivar Zhangliang chromosome 11A, Zo_v1.1, whole genome shotgun sequence DNA:
- the LOC122032313 gene encoding protein RADIALIS-like 3, producing MASSSMSASWTAKENKMFEKALAVFDRDTPDRWHKIAHAMGGKTAEEVKRHYDLLVEDVRRIEAGQMPYANYRSSNRRG from the exons aTGGCGTCGAGTTCGATGAGTGCGTCGTGGACCGCGAAGGAGAACAAGATGTTCGAGAAGGCGTTGGCAGTGTTCGACCGCGACACGCCGGACCGGTGGCACAAGATCGCTCACGCCATGGGTGGCAAGACGGCGGAGGAAGTGAAGCGCCATTATGATCTGCTTGTTGAGGACGTCCGTCGCATCGAAGCCGGCCAAATGCCTTATGCCAATTACAGGTCCTCCAACCGCAGAG GTTGA
- the LOC122031123 gene encoding auxilin-like protein 1, with product MEGQRVSKKPASSVYVDVFGGPPRFAASPFPSRPDDYAEIFGGSGTSCSIPFLDLPPETYGLDGDIAVVRDGPGFDYSEVFGDLDFREFSVPHEDLFSSSRGVEVGSANGRDFENPIINGQPVKESEYSLEDVNCIEDDLDCFPLNCDLLNHNSGKYNLANNVKNNGSNDGAVRRQSHKSDPPRSILECTTHLQMPKPGAPISKVNNVDLRTSGNVTISDIKECSSLCSASELNHINLDLHSHSSSSNSVTNDDVTSSDAMYVSVVDVSLQTQPLQVPPPRRPPPKACNKINHPFLKTKPKVEISIDGHHSSQRNEYPECYGFVSKIHAPQVVMRDGPSLDVDIDASSAAAAIKKAMELAEARLKSARELMERKRVNYLNRKKSHHETISEQKIAQYSFLLDNTSVITTQKKLAKEGKIDDIPSEKGNITNVLKADLDVGDTARDVIMSKHGQEMMKENSLAPEKECLEWKMMDREQSRIASKEQSLILEHVHVQEPIRKMMKGTTSINKDSHYDNKEVTLPSEFKSNNNLNADIEKIDGPKIATDVKDDYDSCKGEPIEDLDNVVLMEPQLQEDIDILKDTHISCSVENKKLEEAQEVHGENLSIPFSFDKSSVAVRNEENLETFDIHKFEESKDAKRNYEFEDNLHDFQSVQMILSDTLELETTQVTSESGTVEKKFTADNSNSEECDDGTILDASMIGVVPNDKEMRMAFVSGMFDAEKELDALCESDDSINPSSEVQVEDGHSNNLVQMDRHTMKTMKEVREEPYSKKESSISEKYDSGVVVDRGTDEIGDNSMIQNATGVISYEPKNAKEDGASSQDRNEFKSNGPPVEAQKHDGTPEAVLKSCLLEKSEMQTAQHGGKKVRENEKIGDIHANPDVSEEQVEGGHSDPVQMDENTVETLKEDRVQPHLNKESSISGKYESGLVVDHDTDKIGENSMKQKGIGVMAYEEPENAKADGRCSEDCNEFKANELPGENQKCDETPEAVQESCLLEKSEQTIQQGEKEVRENKKLREIHANLDNIDIVNRDSDARCCLLFKYSDTRSENGDGISELQSPQGASDIYNVGPSKITSNFKKTEDKECEVMEKENKSSGICTRKLEEEEREREKEREKDRAAVERAIHEVHERTHAKAQERAERNAVERVTSEVRQRALKEAQEKVDKANALAAEKSVAEQVLKEARLKAERSAVERAIAEARGRAAERALAEKAAGNGRERKERPNGFYRDKMSKENGTEEHSKPWNKDGSTGAQFHNTDSSSNSKGYSFVDSQKAAEDESSLRNKARLERHQRTAERVANALAEKNLRDVLAQREQAERNRLAEYLDPDIKRWSNGKEGNLRALLSTLQYILGPESGWQPISLTGVIAATAVKKAYRKATLYVHPDKLQQRGASLRQKYICEKVFDLLKDAWNKFNSEER from the exons ATGGAGGGGCAACGTGTCTCCAAGAAGCCTGCTTCGTCAGTCTACGTCGACGTCTTCGGAGGTCCTCCCCGTTTCGCCGCCTCTCCTTTCCCCTCCCGCCCCGACGACTACGCGGAGATTTTCGGAGGTTCAGGGACCTCCTGCAGCATCCCCTTCCTCGATCTGCCCCCGGAGACGTACGGCCTTGACGGTGATATTGCCGTAGTGCGCGACGGCCCTGGATTCGACTACTCTGAGGTCTTCGGGGACTTGGACTTTCGGGAATTTTCTGTACCGCATGAGGACTTGTTTTCCTCGAGTCGGGGCGTGGAAGTCGGTTCCGCGAACGGGAG GGACTTTGAGAATCCAATAATTAATGGTCAGCCCGTTAAAGAATCTGAATATTCTCTGGAAGATGTGAATTGCATTGAAGATGATCTTGATTGTTTCCCATTGAATTGTGATCTTTTGAATCATAATTCTGGGAAATATAACCTGGCAAATAATGTGAAAAATAATGGGAGCAATGATGGTGCTGTGAGACGACAATCACACAAATCTGATCCTCCTAGATCCATTCTTGAATGTACTACCCATTTGCAAATGCCAAAACCTGGTGCTCCAATTAGCAAGGTTAACAATGTTGATTTACGTACCTCAGGAAATGTAACCATCTCAGATATTAAGGAATGTAGCAGTCTATGTTCTGCTTCAGAGCTTAATCACATAAATTTGGATCTCCATTCACATTCTTCCAGCAGTAATTCAGTCACTAATGATGATGTAACATCTTCCGATGCTATGTATGTGAGTGTTGTAGATGTCAGTCTCCAAACACAACCTTTGCAAGTACCACCACCACGAAGACCACCTCCAAAAGCATGTAACAAAATAAATCATCCATTCTTAAAGACAAAGCCTAAAGTGGAAATCAGTATAGATGGACACCATTCATCTCAACGAAATGAATATCCTGAATGTTATGGGTTTGTTTCCAAAATCCATGCACCACAAGTTGTCATGAGGGATGGTCCTTCCTTGGATGTAGACATTGATGCAAGTTCAGCTGCTGCTGCAATAAAGAAAGCAATGGAATTAGCTGAAGCAAGATTAAAAAGTGCAAGGGAGTTGATGGAGAGAAAACGTGTAAATTATCTCAACCGAAAGAAGAGTCACCATGAAACCATAAGCGAACAGAAGATTGCTCAATATTCTTTTTTATTAGATAACACCAGTGTTATTACAACACAAAAAAAGCTGGCAAAAGAGGGCAAGATTGATGACATTCCTTCAGAGAAAGGAAATATCACCAATGTTTTAAAGGCAGATCTGGATGTTGGGGATACAGCAAGAGATGTGATAATGTCTAAACATGGTCAAGAGATGATGAAAGAAAACAGTTTAGCTCCAGAAAAGGAATGCCTGGAGTGGAAGATGATGGATCGAGAACAGTCAAGGATAGCAAGCAAAGAACAATCATTAATACTAGAACATGTACATGTGCAGGAACCTATTAGGAAAATGATGAAAGGAACTACAAGCATTAACAAAGATAGTCATTATGACAATAAAGAGGTTACACTGCCATCTGAATTTAAAAGCAATAATAATTTGAATGCAGATATAGAAAAGATTGATGGGCCAAAGATTGCCACAGATGTGAAAGATGATTACGATTCTTGCAAGGGAGAACCAATTGAAGATCTAGATAATGTGGTTCTCATGGAGCCACAGCTTCAAGAAGATATTGATATCCTTAAGGATACTCACATTTCTTGTAGTGTGGAAAACAAGAAGCTTGAAGAGGCTCAAGAAGTTCATGGTGAAAATTTGAGCATACCATTCTCTTTTGATAAGAGTTCTGTTGCAGTTAGAAATGAAGAAAATCTGGAAACATTTGACATCCATAAGTTTGAGGAGTCAAAAGATGCTAAGCGCAACTATGAATTTGAAGACAATCTACATGACTTTCAGTCAGTCCAAATGATATTGTCAGATACATTAGAATTAGAAACTACTCAAGTAACTTCTGAATCTGGAACAGTTGAGAAGAAATTCACTGCAGATAATTCAAACAGTGAAGAGTGCGATGATGGTACTATTCTGGATGCATCCATGATAGGTGTTGTTCCAAATGACAAGGAAATGAGGATGGCATTTGTATCTGGCATGTTTGATGCAGAGAAAGAGTTGGATGCTCTTTGTGAATCTGATGATTCTATAAATCCATCAAGCGAAGTGCAAGTTGAAGATGGTCACTCAAACAACCTGGTCCAAATGGATAGACATACAATGAAAACTATGAAGGAAGTTAGGGAGGAACCATACTCAAAGAAAGAGTCGTCCATTTCTGAGAAATATGATTCAGGAGTGGTAGTTGACCGAGGCACAGATGAAATAGGTGATAATTCAATGATACAAAATGCAACTGGAGTAATTTCGTATGAACCTAAGAATGCAAAAGAAGATGGTGCCTCCTCTCAGGATCGCAATGAGTTCAAATCAAATGGACCACCAGTGGAAGCCCAGAAACATGATGGGACACCGGAGGCAGTTCTTAAGTCCTGTTTGCTGGAAAAATCTGAGATGCAAACAGCACAGCATGGAGGCAAGAAAGTTAGAGAAAATGAAAAGATTGGAGATATTCATGCAAACCCAGATGTTTCAGAAGAGCAAGTTGAAGGTGGTCACTCAGACCCGGTGCAAATGGATGAAAATACAGTGGAAACTCTGAAGGAAGATAGGGTACAACCACACTTGAATAAAGAGTCATCCATTTCTGGGAAATATGAATCTGGACTGGTAGTTGACCATGATACAGATAAAATAGGAGAGAATTCAATGAAACAAAAAGGAATTGGAGTAATGGCATATGAAGAACCTGAGAATGCAAAAGCAGATGGTCGGTGCTCAGAAGATTGCAATGAATTCAAAGCAAATGAACTACCAGGTGAAAACCAGAAATGTGATGAGACGCCAGAGGCAGTTCAAGAGTCTTGTTTGCTTGAAAAATCTGAGCAAACGATACAACAAGGAGAAAAGGAAGTTAGAGAAAACAAAAAGCTTCGAGAGATTCATGCAAATCTAGATAACATTGATATCGTGAATAGAGATTCAGATGCCAGGTGCTGCCTCCTGTTCAAATATTCGGATACTCGGTCAGAAAATGGTGATGGTATCTCAGAATTACAATCACCACAAGGTGCTTCAGACATTTACAATGTTGGGCCCTCAAAGATCACTTCCAACTTTAAGAAGACAGAAGATAAAGAATGTGAAGTcatggaaaaagaaaataaatcatcaGGAATTTGTACaaggaaattagaagaggaagaacgagagagagagaaagagagagagaaggaCAGAGCTGCAGTGGAAAGAGCAATTCATGAAGTACATGAAAGGACACATGCCAAAGCCCAAGAAAGGGCAGAAAGAAATGCTGTAGAGAGGGTTACCTCTGAGGTTCGACAGAGAGCACTTAAAGAGGCTCAAGAGAAGGTAGATAAAGCTAATGCTCTTGCTGCGGAAAAATCAGTAGCTGAGCAGGTTTTGAAAGAAGCTAGATTAAAGGCAGAGCGTTCTGCTGTTGAACGAGCAATTGCTGAAGCTCGAGGGCGTGCTGCAGAAAGAGCACTTGCTGAAAAGGCAGCTGGAAATGGTAGGGAACGCAAAGAGAGACCAAACGGTTTCTACAGGGATAAAATGAGTAAAGAAAATGGAACAGAAGAACATTCAAAGCCCTGGAATAAG GATGGATCTACTGGTGCACAGTTTCACAATACTGATTCTTCGAGCAACTCCAAAGGATATTCATTTGTGGATAGCCAGA AAGCAGCTGAGGACGAATCATCTCTcaggaataaggctaggcttgaGAGGCATCAAAGAACAGCTGAACGCGTG GCAAATGCTCTTGCTGAGAAGAACTTGCGGGATGTTCTTGCTCAAAGGGAGCAAGCAGAGCGAAAT AGATTGGCTGAGTATTTGGATCCTGATATCAAAAGATGGTCAAATGGAAAGGAAGGAAATTTGCGTGCGTTGTTGTCGACTCTGCAATAT ATCCTTGGGCCTGAGAGTGGTTGGCAGCCAATTTCGTTGACAGGTGTCATTGCTGCTACTGCTGTGAAGAAAGCTTACAGGAAAGCTACACTCTATGTTCATCCTGATAAATTACAGCAAAGAGGTGCTAGCCTTCgccaaaagtacatttgtgagAAGGTTTTTGATCTTCTCAAG GACGCGTGGAACAAATTCAACTCAGAAGAGCGATAA
- the LOC122031644 gene encoding uncharacterized protein LOC122031644, whose translation MRGAWNELQALFLKDCLYAYYVHYFAHRLQLTLVYATKDVSVIWESFSHLDNIVTSSTKRIAELRTTQRNEIEHMLAIGEHDSGSGANQIGNLQWAGATRWSSHYDSVKSLIGMYAATCKVFEVLSDHSPNARAKAEVRGIYINMTSFEFVFILHLMHKIMKTTDTLCQILQRKSQDILTAITFVSTTKTILQELRECGWEEFLHEVKVFCSRNEIDVPDLDCLYKIGHSRQQTTVEHYYHFDVFNVAIDSILMELNTRFNESSVELLSLSTTLDPKNSFDPINSDDICKLAKEFYHEDFTSQDIVALEYELVHYKLDVMQILKVSTLVELCQQLTESGRSKVYIMLTRLIHLILTLPVSTTTTERAFSTMKHVKTTLRNKMEDNFLEDCLTLYIERDLAKDIDVDSIIDEFYISKSRRVQL comes from the coding sequence ATGCGTGGCGCATGGAATGAACTTCAGGCATTATTTCTCAAAGATTGTCTTTATGCATATTATGTCCACTATTTTGCTCATCGACTACAACTAACATTGGTTTATGCAACCAAGGATGTCAGTGTTATTTGGGAATCCTTTTCTCATTTGGACAATATTGTCACTTCTTCTACTAAGCGTATTGCTGAGTTACGTACTACACAAAGAAATGAAATCGAACATATGTTGGCAATTGGAGAACATGATTCCGGAAGTGGGGCCAATCAGATTGGTAATTTGCAATGGGCAGGAGCTACTCGTTGGAGTTCTCACTATGACTCAGTAAAAAGCTTGATAGGTATGTACGCTGCAACTTGCAAAGTTTTTGAAGTTCTTAGTGACCATTCTCCAAATGCAAGAGCTAAGGCTGAAGTTCGTGGAATTTACATAAACATGACAAGCTTTGAATTTGTGTTCATTTTACACTTAATGCATAAAATTATGAAAACAACAGATACTCTTTGTCAAATTCTTCAAAGAAAATCTCAAGACATTTTGACTGCTATTACATTTGTCTCTACTACCAAAACTATCCTTCAAGAACTTAGAGAATGCGGGTGGGAAGAATTTCTTCATGAAGTGAAAGTTTTTTGCTCTAGAAATGAAATTGATGTGCCTGACCTTGATTGCCTATATAAGATCGGTCATTCTCGTCAGCAAACTACAGTTGAGCATTATTACCACTTTGATGTTTTTAATGTAGCAATAGATTCCATCTTGATGGAGTTAAATACTCGATTCAATGAGTCATCAGTGGAACTACTTTCTCTTAGTACAACTTTAGATCCTAAAAATTCATTTGACCCAATCAATAGTGATGATATTTGCAAACTTGCAAAGGAGTTTTATCATGAAGATTTCACAAGTCAAGACATCGTTGCTTTGGAGTATGAATTGGTACATTATAAACTTGATGTAATGCAAATTTTGAAGGTTTCAACACTTGTTGAGTTGTGTCAGCAATTAACTGAGAGTGGACGGTCAAAGGTTTACATTATGTTGACTAGATTGATTCATCTTATTTTGACATTACCTGTTTCTACCACCACTACTGAGCGAGCCTTTTCAACAATGAAGCATGTGAAGACGACACTTCGCAATAAAATGGAGGATAATTTTCTTGAAGATTGTTTGACACTCTATATTGAACGAGATTTAGCTAAAGATATAGATGTAGATTCTATTATAGATgaattttatatttcaaaatctCGTAGGGTACAACTTTGA